From a single Fusarium fujikuroi IMI 58289 draft genome, chromosome FFUJ_chr03 genomic region:
- a CDS encoding related to 60S ribosomal protein L12, mitochondrial, whose product MAMSCRYAAQSCARHLRSARAARAPTQLVRISAASRRWNSTDAAPANPKIEAIVDQISQLTLLETADLVSSLKTKLNIPDMPIGGFATAAPAAAPAPAEEAEEAAPAAAEKTLFTLKLQGFDAPSKAKVIKEIKNMLGLSLVDSKKFVESAPKMMKENVPKEDAEKIIAAMKELGATVVME is encoded by the exons ATGGCCATGTCTTGTCGGTACGCCGCCCAGAGCTGTGCTCGCCACCTCCGATCCGCTCGCGCTGCCCGGGCACCCACACAGCTCGTCAGAATCTCAGCTGCCTCGAGGAGATGGAACTCAACCGATGCCGCTCCCGCCAACCCCAAGATCGAAGCCATTGTCGATCAGATCAGCCAACTTACTCTCTTGGAGACTGCTGACCTTGTTTCAAGCCTCAAG accaagctcaacattCCCGATATGCCCATAGGCGGCTTCGCTACTGCTGCTCCCGCCGCCGCACCTGCTCCCgccgaagaagctgaggaggctgctcCTGCTGCCGCCGAGAAGACGCTCTTCACCCTCAAGTTGCAAGGGTTCGATGCCCcatccaaggccaaggttatcaaggagatcaagaacatgcTCGGTCTGAGCTTGGTTGATAGCAAGAAGTTCGTCGAGAGTGCAcccaagatgatgaaggagaacGTCCCgaaagaagatgctgagaagattaTCGCCGCCATGAAGGAGTTGGGCGCCACTGTGGTTATGGAGTAA
- a CDS encoding related to CTD kinase subunit gamma, with product MADPFEVRMRFTSQLQHLNASVTSAQKAAQYALRFRDMDEDLHSCILEQLERQNNMNIRANIMYFIEHFLDMAQRDGHPDYIRMMQRDIIRVVDAVAPDDGSGAANVKVVRKVLQGLQGKGYLESQAVSQIEDVIKERETNVEDLGLASPNGDVEMADMPPSQTIPKAGRRSTSHQLDKRQIEQRIEEDRERHKRERESIWAVPKAENAEMDRLWEETSDFGEDDDRLLTEELDDFHKEMEIQSNCQHHHGATNGNRR from the exons ATGGCCGACCCATTTGAAGTGCGAATGCGCTTCacatctcaacttcaacatctcaacGCGTCAGTTACATCTGCTCAGAAAGCCGCACAATATGCGCTTAGATTCAGAGACATGGATGAGGACTTGCATTCGTGCATCCTGGAACAGCTTGAACGA CAGAACAATATGAACATACGTGCCAATATCATGTACTTTATCGAGCACTTCCTAGACATGGCGCAACGTGACGGACACCCCGACTACATTCGAATGATGCAACGGGACATCATCCGTGTCGTCGATGCTGTTGCCCCGGATGATGGGTCAGGTGCTGCCAACGTCAAAGTGGTCCGAAAG GTGTTGCAGGGTCTTCAAGGAAAAGGGTACCTGGAGTCGCAAGCAGTCAGTCAGATCGAAGATGTCATCAAAGAGCGTGAGACAAATGTCGAGGACCTAGGCTTAGCTTCACCAAATGGAGATGTCGAGATGGCAGACATGCCCCCCTCACAAACCATACCTAAGGCAGGTCGAAGGAGCACGTCACACCAGCTTGACAAACGTCAGATTGAGCAACGGATTGAGGAGGACCGCGAGCGCCACAAGCGCGAGCGCGAAAGCATTTGGGCAGTCCCCAAAGCCGAGAATGCTGAGATGGACAGACTGTGGGAGGAAACGAGTGACTTtggagaagacgacgaccGTCTGCTCACCGAAGAGCTGGATGACTTCCACAAAGAGATGGAGATACAGTCTAattgccaacatcatcatggagcAACGAACGGCAACCGTCGCTAA